The Pseudoxanthomonas sp. genome segment GCGCATCTGCGCCAGCACCTGCCGTTCCACCTCGAACCAGGCCAGGTGGCGCGCCTGCAGGCGCTGGACCCGCATCAGCTTGAGCGCCACGTCGCGGCGCACCGGCTCCAGCTGGGCGGCGCGATAGACCTCGCCCATGCCGCCCCGCCCCAGCAGACCCTCGATCCGGTAACGGCCCAGCCGCGCGCCGGGCGCGAGCGTGCCGTCCGGCGCCGTGGGCGCGTCCTGCAGGCGCGTGGCCAGGCTCTCGGTGGGTGCGAGGTCGTCGTACGGATGCGATGTCATGCCACTGTCCCCGGTGCGCCCGGCCATGGTAGCGGAAGCGTGAGTTGACCGACCGATCCGTTACACTCGGGCCCGCACCTGCCAGTCGCCTTCGCATGTCCCGGGATTCCCACGATCCACCCACCACGCAACGGACCGTCCTGAGCGACGGCCCGCGACCGGCGTCGCACCGGTCGGCGTGCGTGGTGGTGATCCACGGCGAGGGCCTGGGCCGGCGCGCGGACATCGATACCGCACGGGTCCGCGTGGGCCGGTCGCAGGAAGCCGACCTGCACATCCCGCACAACAGCGTCTCGCGCCTGCACTGCGAGATCTGGCGCGACGGCGACAGCTACCGCGTCCGCGACCTGGGCGCCACCAACGCCACCCGCGTCAACGACGCGCCGGTGAGCGAAGCCGCCCTCGCCGACGGCGACCACATCACGCTCGGCGAGAGCATCCTGAAGTTCATCAGCCACAGCAGCGTGGAAGCGAGCTATCACGAGGAGATCTACCAGCTCGCCACCCACGATGCGCTGACCGAGATGTACAACCGCCGGCACTTCATCGAGTCCGTCGAGAAGGAAATCGCGCGTGCCATGCGCCACCAGCGCGAACTGACCATGTGCATCATCGACGTGGACCTGTTCAAGCCGATCAACGACCGCTACGGCCATATCTCCGGCGACCACGTGCTGAAGCAGATCGCCGGACTGGTACGCCGGCACGTGCGCAACGACGATACCGCCGCGCGGATCGGCGGCGAGGAGTTCGCCGTGTTGCTGCCCGAGTGCGGGCCCGAGGCCGCCTATGGCTTCGCCGAGCGCCTGCGCGAGGCGGTGGAGGCGGTGGTGTTCCGCCCCGGCGGCGAGGCGCAGCGCATCACCGTCAGCATCGGCATCGCCGCGCTGACGCCCGAGCGCGATACCGTCAGCCGCATGATGGCGGCCGCCGACGCCGCGCTGTACCGCGCCAAGAGCGAAGGCCGCAACCGGGTCTGCATCGAACACTGACGGCTCAGCCGGTCAGCGGCTCCACGCCGTATCCCTGCGCGCGCCACGCGTCGATGCCCCCGCGCAGCGGCAGTACGTCGCGGAAGCCGGCCGCGCGCAGCCTGCCCGCCATCCACGCCGCCGACACCTCGTCCGGGCAGGCACAGTAGATGACCACCTTGCCCTCGCGCGGATACGTGGCCAGGATACCGCCCAGCTCGCGCTCGTCGGCGAACACGGCACCCGGGATCACGTACGGGTCCACCTCGCGGAAGCCGGGCGCGCGGATGTCGAACACCACCGGCGACTGTCCGGCCCGGCGCAGCGCCTCAAGTTCCACCGGCTCGATGCGTGCGGACTCCAGCGATCTCAGCAGCGCGCGCCGGCGCCACCAGCGCCACGCGACGTAGGCCGCCAGCGCCAGGCCGATCACCACGCCGGCGCCGGTACCGAGTTGCGACAGGGCGTCGAGCACGGTCTCCACCTGGCGCGAGAAGATCACCCCCAGCCCCAGTCCCAGCGCCGCCCACAACGCCGCGCCCAGTCCGTCGTAGCGCAGGAACAGCGGCAGCCGCGCCTGCATGGCGCCGGCCAGCGGCACGGAGACCATCGACAGGCCGGGAATGAACTTCGCCACCGACAGCACGCGGATGCCGAAGCGGCCATAGAAGCGCTCGGTGCGCTTCATGCAGGTGTCGCGCGACAGCGACAGCCGGCACAGCGACTGCAGCGTGCGGTTGCCGTAGCGGCGACCGGCGAAGAACCACACGCTGTCGCCGATCAGGCTGGCGGCCACCGACACCGCCAGCACGCCGAGCAGCGGCAGCCACATCGCCTCCGGCTGCAGCGCCAGCCCGGCGCCGACCAGGATCAGCGTCGGCATGGCCGGTACCGGCAGGCCCAGCGACAGCGCCAGGACGTTGGCGAACACCAGCAGCACGCCATATTGGTCCACCACGTCCTGCATCGCGATCCCCGTCGCAGCGGCCGCACAGCGCGGCGAGCGGGCATGTTCGATCCATGTCCGCGCGACGGCAAGGCGCCGGTCCGCAACAATGCGTTGCCCGGTCGCATTGGCGCACGCCTGTACCAGATCGCGCGTGCGTGCTGCGACGCGGGATCGCTCCGTTTACCTGGGTACCCGCAGCGCCCGGGACGGGGGGCATCGCGGCCAATACCGGGGGCGAAGGCAGCCAAAGCGGGCGCCATCACGCGCACTTAATCCCTGCGCGCGACCGAGCCACGACCATCCGCCTTCGTACGGTGGCCGCCCCCACGGGTGCCGCACGCCCAGGCAGTCCATCCCGTTGAACGTCCCGCCTGACTCTCGCCGGAGGATCCGATCATGGTTGCACCCGTACGTGCCCCTCGCCTGCCGCTCGCCCTCGCCGCCGCAGCCTTCACGCTCGCCGTCGCCGCCCCGCTGAAAGCGGAGGAAGGCGATTACAGTTTCTGGCAGACCCTGGTGAACCTGGTGTCGCCACCCAAGGCGGACAACAAGGTCACGCCCGCGCAGCGCACCGGCCACTATCCGCTGCTGTCCAATCCGTCCGGCTTCAACGACGGCTTCCAGCCGGGCCGCTACGACGCGTGGCAGACCATCCAGCTGGCGCCCTCGACCGGCGCGGTGTGCGGCGACGGCTCGCCGTTCAAGTTCTTCGTCAACCGCGTGGCCGACACGCGCAACACCATCATCTACATGGAAGGCGGCGGCGCCTGCTGGGACTACGCCAGTTGCAGCGGCCAGAGCGGCATCCGCGGCGCGCGCAACCCGAACGGCATTCCCGACGACTACATGAGCCTGCTCAATCCGGGCGCGAGCCTGGTCAGCCCGTTCGTCACCCGCGTCAGTCCGTTCGAGTCGGTCAAGACGCAGGGCTGGAACATGGTCTACGTGCCCTACTGCACCGGCGACATCTACAGCGGCGACAAGGTGGCGGTGTACGAGGATCCGAGCGGCCAGAACGCACCGCTGGTCTGGCACCACAACGGCACGCGCAACGTGCGCGCGGTGGTGAGCTGGCTGAAGGACAACCTGCCGCGGCCCACGCAGATGCTGTCCACCGGCTGCAGCGCCGGCGGCGCGGGCAGCCTGACCAGCTACCACCCGCTGCGGCGCGACCTGGCGCCCACGCGCAGCTTCCTGATCGATGACTCCGGCCCGATCTTCCCCACGCCGAAGAACGGCAATCCGGTCGAGTATCCCTCGCAGCCGCTGATGGCGCTGATCCGCAGCGCCTGGGGCCTGGACCAGCCGAACGGTCCCCTGCCCTACCTCGCCAGCGGCCTGCCGCAGTTCGACCTCGACGAACTCGGCAGCCTGTATCCGGCGCTGTCCAGCAAGTATGCGAACGACCGCCTCGGCCACACGCACTTCTGGAAGGACCTCAACTACTCCTCGTACTCGTACGAGCGCTTCTATCCCGACATCGCCAACGCACCGGACCAGGCGACGAAGGAAGCCCGCATCCATGCCCGCTGGAACACCGACACCGCGCGCCTGCGCGACCGCCTGAACGGGTTGAACAACGTCGGCGGCTACTTCCCGCAGTACCGCGCGCTCAACGAGAGCCATTGCACCACCATCGTCGACTTCAAGAATGCCGACGTGCAGGCGCAGAACCTGGAACTGAAGCACTTCATCGACAGCGTGCTCGACGGCCAGGGCAAGGTGCTCGATGCCAGCGAGCAGGACGACATGGCCGACAAGGCCAAGCCGTTCAACCTGCTGTACTGGCTGGTGGACCAGTTGCTGGGGTGAGGTCCAGGTCCGGGGCCGTCGTGCTTCGACGGTCCCGGCATACACGGGGTTCTGCATGAAGAAATGGCTGACGCTGCTGGTGCCCTGCGTGGTGCTCGTCGCCGCCATCGTCTGGTGGACGCGCGACGAGCCCGGCAGGCCCATCGCACCGTCATCGTCGATGGACGCCGCGGATACCGTGTCCTCGCCCCTGGCGTCCCTGCAGGCCACGCCACAGGCGCGGCAGCACCGCGAACGCCAGCGCTTCGAGGCGGATGCGAAGGACTTCTTCGCCCGTGCCGCCTCGCTGCGCGCCGTCGAGCGCAGCGAACGCGCCGAAGCGCTGACGCGCCAGATCGATCGGTACGAAGCCGAAGGCGGCCTGTCCGCCGGCGAAGCCGTGCTGCTGCGGACCGCGCTGGTCAAGGCGACCGTGGACGACCCGGCGCAGCAAGCGGCGGAGGTGGCCGTGATCGCCGACCGCTATCGCGCACACGCCGACCGGCGCATGGCCGCCTTCGCCGCGCAGCAGGCGAACGATCCCCGCTTCCAGGCCTACAAGACGCGCGAGGCGCAGGTGGTGGCCGAAGTGATGGCGATGACGTCGGTGCCGGCCGGCCTCACCCGCGATCAGTACCTGCGCCAGCGACTGCAGGAAGAACGCGAGCGGGCGTACGCGCCGTGAAGGCCCGAAGCATCATGGGAAAGATGTGGGAGCGACGTAAGTCGCGATAGAGCACCCGTAGAGCCTCATCGCGACTGACGTCGCTCCCACAGGAACCCTAGCCTTTCACCTGCCACGGCCGCTCGCGGATGCGGAACAGCACCAGGTACACGCCCGATACCCACGCGATGCCCGCCGCGAAACCGCCCAGGATGTCGGACGGATAGTGCACCCCCAGGTAGATGCGCGAGGCGCCCACCAGCAGCGCGAACAGCGTGGCCAGTACCACCGCCAGCCAGCGCCAGCGTGTATGCCAGCACAGCAGCGCCACCACCATCGCCAGCGTCGCCGAGCCCATCGCATGGCCGCTGGGGAAGCTGAAGGTGTGCTCGGGCGCGATCGATTCCCACAGCGTGGGCCGGTCGCGCTGGAAGAACTGCTTGGTCGCCATGTTGAGCAGCGCCGAGCCGGCGAACGACACGCCGGCGAAGGTCGCCTCGCGCCAGCGACGCGCGACCAGCAGGGCAGCCGTCAGCGCGATGTCGACCGGCACCACGCCCCACTGGTAGCCGAGCGCCGACACCACCACGAAGAAGCGGTCCAGGGTCGGGCCGGACAGCGCATGCGCCTGCCAGAGCAAGGCATCGTCGAAGTAGAAGTCTTCCAGCTCATGGACTTCGTCCGCCAGTTCGACGAACAGCCACAACGGTGCCAGCAGGCACAGGAACAGCAGGACCAGCCGCCCGCCATGTTCGCGGAACAGGCCGGCGATGAAGCGCCGGCCGTTCGCCAGCGTGTCAGCCGCCCGCACGCGCGTACTTCGCCTCGACGTAGTCGTCGATCAGCGCGACGAACTCCTGCGCGATGTTGTCGCCGCGCAGCGTCACCTTCTTCTCGCCATCGACGAACACCGGTGCCGCCGGTGCCTCGCCCGTGCCCGGCAGCGAGATGCCGATGTTGGCGTGACGCGATTCGCCGGGACCGTTGACCACGCAGCCCATCACCGCCAGCGTCATGTTCTCGGCGCCGGGATGGGTGACCTTCCACTCGGGCATCTTGCCGCGCACGTGTTCCTGCACGACCTTGGCCAGTTCCTGGAAGAACTCGGACGTGGTGCGGCCGCAGCCCGGGCAGGCGGTGACCATCGGCGTGAACGCGCGCAGGCCGGTGGTCTGCAGCAGTTCCTGCGCGACGATCACTTCCTGGGTGCGCGACTGCCCCGGCTCCGGCGTCAGCGAGATGCGAATGGTGTCGCCGATGCCTTCCTGCAGCAGCACCGCCAGCGCGGCGCTCGACGCCACGATGCCCTTGCTGCCGATGCCGGCCTCGGTCAGGCCCAGGTGTAGGGCGAAGTCGGTACGGCTGGCCATGTCGCGGTAGACCGCGATCAGTTCCTGCACGCCGCTGACCTTGGCCGACAGCACGATGCGGTCGCGCGGCAGGCCGAGTTCGACGGCGCGCTCGCCGGAATCCACCGCCGAGCGGATCAGCGCCTCGCGCAGCACGCGCCCGGCGTCCCACGGCGTCTCGCGCGCGTGGTTCTCGTCCATCAGCTGCGCCGCCAGCGCCTGGTCCAGCGAGCCCCAGTTGGCGCCGATCCGCACCGGCTTGCCGTAGCGGATGGCGAACTCGATCAGCTGGGCGAACTGGGTGTCCTTCTTCTTGCCGAAGCCCACGTTGCCCGGGTTGATGCGGTACTTGGCCAGCGCCTCGGCACAGGCCGGCTCGCCCGCCAGCAGCTGGTGGCCGTTGTAGTGGAAGTCACCGATCAGCGGCACCGAGATGCCCATCATCTCCAGCTTCTCGCGGATGCGCGGGATGGCGGCGGCGGACTCGGGATTGTTGACGGTCAGGCGGACCATTTCCGAACCGGCGCGCCAGAGATCGGCCACCTGCTTCACGCTGCCGGCGATGTCGGCGGTGTCGGTGTTGGTCATCGACTGCACCACCACCGGACGGCCGCCGCCGACGATGGTGTTGCCGATCTGGACGGCCTGGGTGATGCGGCGCGGCCAGGGCGCGGCGTCGGTGGGGGGCGTGGGGCGGGTGACGGCGTCGTGCATGGCGGCATTGTAGCGTGGGCCACCGGCCGGCCCCGTGCACGCCCCTGCGACGCCATGCCGCAGGCCCGCCGCGCACGCTTGCACTAGCATGTGACCATGCCCAATACCCTGCTCACCCTGTCGCCGTCGTTCCTGCGCACGCTGTGCAACCTGCGCTGGGTGGCGATCGTGGGCCAGGCGGTGACCGTGCTGGTGGCGCTCGGCCCGCTCGGCATCGACCTGCCGCGCTGGCCGCTGTGGGGCGGGATCGGCGCGCTGGCGCTGTTCAATGTCTACGCCACCTGGCGCAGCCACCGGCCCGGCGAAGAAACCGCCGCCGAAGCCTTCGCCCACATGCTGGTCGACGTGGCCGTGCTGTCCTGGCTGGTGTCGTGGAGCGGCGGCATCGGCAATCCGTTCAGCTCGATGTTCCTGCTGCTGATCGCGGTCTCGGCGCTGGCGCTGCCGTTGCGCTGGGTGATCGCCACCGGCGTGGCCTGCCTGCTGGGCTATGTGCTGACCGCCATCTTCGGCCGCCCACTGCCGCACCTGCACGACGACGCCTTCAACGTGCACCTTTGGGGCATGGGCGTGAACTTCGTGCTGTCGGCGGCCGTGGTGCTGTACTTCTCCACGCGCCTGGTCGCCGCGCTGCGCCTGCGCGAACAGGAACTGGCCCGCCTGCGCGAGCGCTTCGCGCGCAACGAAGGCATCGTGGCGCTGGCCACCCACGCCGCGGCCGTCGCGCACGAACTGAACACCCCGCTGGCGACGATGACGCTGTTGACCGAGGACATCCGCGAGCACGCGGCCGAACCCGAGATCCGCGAGGACGCCGGCACCCTGCGCCAGTTGATCGACGTCTGCCGCGACCGCGTACGCGCGCTCGCCGCATCGGCCGACATGGGCGTGCGGCAGCGGGTGGACCTGGACGACGTGGTGCAGCGCTGGCAGCTGATCCGTCCCACCGTGGAACTGCAGCGCACCGGCGCGCTGCCGCCGTGGCTGGCGACCGATGCCTCCACCGGCCACCTGCTGCAGGCCCTGCTGAACAATGCGGCCGACGCCAGCCGCCAGGCCGGCTCGCAGCGTGTGGACCTGGACCTGCGCTGCGAAGACGACGAACTGGTCGGCACCGTGCGCGATTACGGCAACGGTTTCCACGAAGCCCTGCCGTTCCAGTCCGAACAACTCTTCCGCACCAGCAAGCCCGAAGGCATGGGCGTGGGGCTGGCGCTTTCGCACGCCACCATCGAACGGCTGGGCGGGCGCATGACCATGCGCGCCGTGCCGCCGAAGGGCGTGCAGGTGCAGTTCCGCCTGCCGATGGCGGCGCACGACGAAACTTCCTGATGAGAGGCATCCGATGAAAGGCCTGCTGGTCGACGACGACGAACTGTATGCGCGCACGCTGCAGCGCAGCCTGGCGCGCAAGGGCATCGAGACCGAGATCGCGCTGGACGCCGCCAGCGCGCTGGCGAAGGCGCGCGAGTACCGGCCCGACTTCGCCCTGGTCGATCTGAAGCTGGGCGCCGACTCGGGACTGAGCCTGATCGAACCGCTGCGCGCACTGCGTGCCGACATGCGGATCCTGCTGGTGACCGGGTATGCGAGCGTGGCCACGGCGGTGGAATCGATCAAGCGCGGCGCGGACGATTACCTGCCCAAGCCCGCCACCGTGCCGACCATCCTCCGCGCCCTGGGCCTGGAGGCACCGCTGGCGCCCACCGACGACGCCGACACCACGGAAGACACCATGACGCCGCTCAGCCGGCTGGAGTGGGAGCACATCCAGCAGGCGCTGGCGGAGACCGAAGGCAACATCTCCGCCGCCGCACGCCTGCTGGGCATGCACCGGCGTTCGCTGCAGCGCAAGCTGGCCAAGCGCCCCGGGCCGGAGCGGCGCTGGATCGACGAGTAAGCGTCAGCGCGCGGGATCGCGGTCGGCATCGGCCGCCGACCCGATGCCCATCCCCGCACCGGCGCCCATGCCGGCACCGCCCGCACCGCCGCCACCGCCCTGGCGTCCCTCGCCTTTCGCCCCCTCGCCCTTGCCCTTGGAGGCGACCGGCCGCGCCGGCCCCTGGCGGGGAATCGGCAGCGACGACGGAACCGGTTCGAGGTCCAGCACGCTGCGGATGAAATCGCGCAGCGACACCACCAGCGCATCGGTATGGATGGGACGACCCGCCGCCAGGTCGGCGGCGGCCTGCGCGGCCAGCCGTACCTGCTCGTCGGTGCCCAGCAGGATGATGTCCGACAGGGCGGCCTCGACCGCATCGCGGATACGCCGGGCACGGTCGCTGCCCTCGTCGAAGGCGTCGTCGCCGGCTTCGCGCGCCTGTGCCCGCAACTCGCGCAGGTGGCGCGGATCGACCTCCAGCGCACCCGTGAACGAGCCACCCAGCACCTTGTAGGCGGCGATCAGCGTACGCAGGCGCTCGTTGATCTGGCGGTTCTCGCGCGCCCGCCGCTCCTGCACCGTCTGCATCACCAGCAGGCGGATGCCGACGCCGATCACCGTGATCAGCGCCAGCCCCGCCAGCGTGGTCAGCAGGCCCTGCCATGAACTGAAATCGAGACCGCGCATGGCAGGAGTCCTTCGGATGTCCGGCCGCTACCTTACCGAACTCCATGCCATCGCCGCATGCCGCATCAGAGCATCTTGCGCAGCACGAGCTCCCAGCTGCGTGGATCGCCGAGATAGGCCATCGTGCTGCCCAGCGCGTACACCACATGGGTGCGGTCGCCGAGGTTGCGGCCACGCAGGGTCAGTTCCGTGCTGGCGTTCCACTTGAAGCCCACGTGTGCGCCCCAAGTGGCGTAGCCCGCCGTCGCCAGCGTGTTGGCGGCGTTGGCGTAGCGCGACGACACGCCGCGCACGTCCATGCCGGCAGACCAGCGTGGCGTGAAGGCGTAGTCCACCCACAGGTTGCCCACGCGCGAGGGCGTGTTGGTGGGCCGGTTGCCCGCGCGCGACACCGGGAAGCCGCCGACGTTCTCGTAGAAGTCGTCCAGCGTCGCATCGACCCAGGCCAGATTGCCTTCGACGCTCAACGCCTCCAGCGGACGCCAGCCGAACGTCGCTTCGATACCGCGGGACGACTGCTGACCGACCGGCAGCGTCTGTCCGGGGTTGGCCGGATCGGTGATGGCGAGGTTGCGGCGCACGATGCGGTATGCCGCCAGCGTCGCGAAGTTACGTGCATCGCGCGACTGGAACTTCGCGCCGACCTCGCCCTGGCGACCCGTGGTCAGGTCGAAGTCGCGGAGCGTCGCGAAGTTCGCGGTGCTGAGGATCCCTGCCGGCGGATCGGCGGCGGTGCTGTACTGCGCGTAGACGCTGGCCTGCGGGGTGATGGCCCAGTTCAGCGCGACACGTCCGGTGGTGGGCGAGTATTCGCGCTCGAATCGGGCGGGATTGGCGGCGCTCACCGCGCGATGGTTCACCACGTCCAGCACGATGCGGTCATGGCGCAGGCCGGTCAGCAGCGACAGTGACGGCGTCAGTTCGGTCAGGTTCTCGGCGTAGACGGCCTGCGTGTGCAGCCGGTTGTTGCGGTCGGGCGTGTAGACGATCGCGGTGCCGGGCACGTCCAGGAAGCGGCCCGGCGTGACGGCGTCGATCGGTACCGTGTCCACGGTGGCCGAAAGCGACAACGGGAAACGCGTCTGCCGGTTGTAGCTGGCATCCAGGCCCGTGGCCCACCGCGTGGGCAGGCCGAACAGCGTGCCGTCATGGCTCCATTCCAGGCGGTTGCCGTAGACCTGCTGGTCGTGCCGCTGCAGCAGCGTGCCCGAACGGATCACGCCGTCGTTGCCGGCGGTCAGGCGATAGCTCTCGACGTTGCGGTAATCCCGCAGCGCGTCGTAGCGGTAGACCGTGTTGCGCACGGTGTCGTGCTCACCCGGCGT includes the following:
- a CDS encoding GGDEF domain-containing protein, which translates into the protein MSRDSHDPPTTQRTVLSDGPRPASHRSACVVVIHGEGLGRRADIDTARVRVGRSQEADLHIPHNSVSRLHCEIWRDGDSYRVRDLGATNATRVNDAPVSEAALADGDHITLGESILKFISHSSVEASYHEEIYQLATHDALTEMYNRRHFIESVEKEIARAMRHQRELTMCIIDVDLFKPINDRYGHISGDHVLKQIAGLVRRHVRNDDTAARIGGEEFAVLLPECGPEAAYGFAERLREAVEAVVFRPGGEAQRITVSIGIAALTPERDTVSRMMAAADAALYRAKSEGRNRVCIEH
- a CDS encoding DedA family protein/thiosulfate sulfurtransferase GlpE, whose product is MQDVVDQYGVLLVFANVLALSLGLPVPAMPTLILVGAGLALQPEAMWLPLLGVLAVSVAASLIGDSVWFFAGRRYGNRTLQSLCRLSLSRDTCMKRTERFYGRFGIRVLSVAKFIPGLSMVSVPLAGAMQARLPLFLRYDGLGAALWAALGLGLGVIFSRQVETVLDALSQLGTGAGVVIGLALAAYVAWRWWRRRALLRSLESARIEPVELEALRRAGQSPVVFDIRAPGFREVDPYVIPGAVFADERELGGILATYPREGKVVIYCACPDEVSAAWMAGRLRAAGFRDVLPLRGGIDAWRAQGYGVEPLTG
- a CDS encoding pectin acetylesterase-family hydrolase, which gives rise to MVAPVRAPRLPLALAAAAFTLAVAAPLKAEEGDYSFWQTLVNLVSPPKADNKVTPAQRTGHYPLLSNPSGFNDGFQPGRYDAWQTIQLAPSTGAVCGDGSPFKFFVNRVADTRNTIIYMEGGGACWDYASCSGQSGIRGARNPNGIPDDYMSLLNPGASLVSPFVTRVSPFESVKTQGWNMVYVPYCTGDIYSGDKVAVYEDPSGQNAPLVWHHNGTRNVRAVVSWLKDNLPRPTQMLSTGCSAGGAGSLTSYHPLRRDLAPTRSFLIDDSGPIFPTPKNGNPVEYPSQPLMALIRSAWGLDQPNGPLPYLASGLPQFDLDELGSLYPALSSKYANDRLGHTHFWKDLNYSSYSYERFYPDIANAPDQATKEARIHARWNTDTARLRDRLNGLNNVGGYFPQYRALNESHCTTIVDFKNADVQAQNLELKHFIDSVLDGQGKVLDASEQDDMADKAKPFNLLYWLVDQLLG
- a CDS encoding phosphatase PAP2 family protein; amino-acid sequence: MANGRRFIAGLFREHGGRLVLLFLCLLAPLWLFVELADEVHELEDFYFDDALLWQAHALSGPTLDRFFVVVSALGYQWGVVPVDIALTAALLVARRWREATFAGVSFAGSALLNMATKQFFQRDRPTLWESIAPEHTFSFPSGHAMGSATLAMVVALLCWHTRWRWLAVVLATLFALLVGASRIYLGVHYPSDILGGFAAGIAWVSGVYLVLFRIRERPWQVKG
- the ispG gene encoding flavodoxin-dependent (E)-4-hydroxy-3-methylbut-2-enyl-diphosphate synthase: MHDAVTRPTPPTDAAPWPRRITQAVQIGNTIVGGGRPVVVQSMTNTDTADIAGSVKQVADLWRAGSEMVRLTVNNPESAAAIPRIREKLEMMGISVPLIGDFHYNGHQLLAGEPACAEALAKYRINPGNVGFGKKKDTQFAQLIEFAIRYGKPVRIGANWGSLDQALAAQLMDENHARETPWDAGRVLREALIRSAVDSGERAVELGLPRDRIVLSAKVSGVQELIAVYRDMASRTDFALHLGLTEAGIGSKGIVASSAALAVLLQEGIGDTIRISLTPEPGQSRTQEVIVAQELLQTTGLRAFTPMVTACPGCGRTTSEFFQELAKVVQEHVRGKMPEWKVTHPGAENMTLAVMGCVVNGPGESRHANIGISLPGTGEAPAAPVFVDGEKKVTLRGDNIAQEFVALIDDYVEAKYARAGG
- a CDS encoding ATP-binding protein, whose product is MPNTLLTLSPSFLRTLCNLRWVAIVGQAVTVLVALGPLGIDLPRWPLWGGIGALALFNVYATWRSHRPGEETAAEAFAHMLVDVAVLSWLVSWSGGIGNPFSSMFLLLIAVSALALPLRWVIATGVACLLGYVLTAIFGRPLPHLHDDAFNVHLWGMGVNFVLSAAVVLYFSTRLVAALRLREQELARLRERFARNEGIVALATHAAAVAHELNTPLATMTLLTEDIREHAAEPEIREDAGTLRQLIDVCRDRVRALAASADMGVRQRVDLDDVVQRWQLIRPTVELQRTGALPPWLATDASTGHLLQALLNNAADASRQAGSQRVDLDLRCEDDELVGTVRDYGNGFHEALPFQSEQLFRTSKPEGMGVGLALSHATIERLGGRMTMRAVPPKGVQVQFRLPMAAHDETS
- a CDS encoding response regulator transcription factor: MKGLLVDDDELYARTLQRSLARKGIETEIALDAASALAKAREYRPDFALVDLKLGADSGLSLIEPLRALRADMRILLVTGYASVATAVESIKRGADDYLPKPATVPTILRALGLEAPLAPTDDADTTEDTMTPLSRLEWEHIQQALAETEGNISAAARLLGMHRRSLQRKLAKRPGPERRWIDE
- a CDS encoding TonB-dependent receptor, which codes for MFLSFRATPRASCLSVAVAAALSFPSFAFAADPVALPEGSRATQLDTVEVKGHRAGLEQLAGTGTRLSLTLMETPASVTVIDRDALDARGVRTTQEALAGIPGLTVASPPGNGNAVTYRGFSGSQITQLFNGIDVQYASIAARPVDAWQYERVEAIGGPSSFLYGAGAVGGTINYVIRLARLDRDEAAVQASWGSFRDGTLAMGANLRIGGDEARQAVRVDASARDGESWIDGQEREGSTLAASWLVQLAPTLRHTLAVEVQQEDNHRPYWGTPVRQPATGRLSVLPQTIGRNYNVADGYYGQDVRWARSLLEWTPGEHDTVRNTVYRYDALRDYRNVESYRLTAGNDGVIRSGTLLQRHDQQVYGNRLEWSHDGTLFGLPTRWATGLDASYNRQTRFPLSLSATVDTVPIDAVTPGRFLDVPGTAIVYTPDRNNRLHTQAVYAENLTELTPSLSLLTGLRHDRIVLDVVNHRAVSAANPARFEREYSPTTGRVALNWAITPQASVYAQYSTAADPPAGILSTANFATLRDFDLTTGRQGEVGAKFQSRDARNFATLAAYRIVRRNLAITDPANPGQTLPVGQQSSRGIEATFGWRPLEALSVEGNLAWVDATLDDFYENVGGFPVSRAGNRPTNTPSRVGNLWVDYAFTPRWSAGMDVRGVSSRYANAANTLATAGYATWGAHVGFKWNASTELTLRGRNLGDRTHVVYALGSTMAYLGDPRSWELVLRKML